A stretch of the Persephonella sp. genome encodes the following:
- a CDS encoding DUF302 domain-containing protein, producing the protein MSKRSVLFVLLAGFSLMLSGCITAMEWSTRDEDDDEYYPPKNVIVEKKEKNKNAKGYNPELADEEEEEIPDIYEVTVDMSYKEADLLLRSALEEANFKIIKVSHVTKGMKEQGRTDFWEDMNIYLVCKLSDGYFVLRHNPQLVGFCPYRIYTYKNKDGLLVVGMVKPSIAVRYMGNPDMKAIEILKKHDIQLKNIIDEITSK; encoded by the coding sequence TTGAGTAAAAGGTCTGTGCTTTTTGTCTTACTGGCAGGATTTTCATTAATGCTAAGCGGGTGTATCACAGCGATGGAATGGTCAACAAGGGATGAAGATGATGATGAGTATTATCCTCCTAAAAATGTGATCGTTGAGAAAAAGGAAAAAAACAAAAATGCAAAAGGCTACAATCCAGAACTTGCTGATGAAGAAGAGGAAGAAATCCCCGACATATACGAAGTAACTGTAGATATGAGCTACAAAGAAGCAGATCTCCTTTTAAGATCTGCACTTGAGGAAGCAAACTTCAAGATAATAAAGGTCTCCCATGTTACAAAAGGTATGAAAGAGCAGGGAAGAACAGACTTCTGGGAAGACATGAACATCTATCTGGTATGCAAACTGTCAGACGGTTATTTCGTCCTAAGACACAACCCACAGCTTGTAGGTTTCTGCCCATACAGAATATACACTTACAAAAATAAAGACGGTCTTCTTGTGGTAGGTATGGTCAAACCATCTATAGCTGTTAGATACATGGGAAATCCAGATATGAAGGCTATTGAAATACTTAAAAAACACGACATACAGCTAAAAAACATTATTGATGAGATAACATCTAAATAA